In a single window of the Hippocampus zosterae strain Florida chromosome 6, ASM2543408v3, whole genome shotgun sequence genome:
- the LOC127602003 gene encoding iron-sulfur cluster assembly scaffold protein IscU-like — protein MAMALRKSSLLLSARLLCPELKILCSYHKKVVDHYENPRNVGSLNKNAQNVGTGLVGAPACGDVMKLQIEVDENGKIVDAKFKTFGCGSAIASSSLATEWVKGKSVDEALRIKNTDIAKELSLPPVKLHCSMLAEDAIRAALSDYRIKQNKEEQGVKASG, from the exons ATGGCGATGGCCTTACGAAAGTCTTCGTTGTTGTTGAGCGCAAGGTTGCTCTGTCCGGAGCTAAAGATTCTTTGCTCATATCACAAGAAG GTTGTAGACCACTACGAAAATCCAAGAAATGTgggctctttgaataaaaatgccCAAAACGTGGGGACTGGTTTAGTGGGCGCTCCGGCCTGTGGTGATGTCATGAAACTGCAG ATTGAAGTGGATGAAAATGGGAAGATCGTGGATgccaaatttaaaacatttggcTGCGGATCAGCCATTGCTTCAAGCTCTCTGGCAACTGAGTGGGTGAAAGGGAAGTCG GTCGATGAAGCTTTGAGGATCAAGAACACAGACATTGCAAAAGAACTCTCCCTTCCACCAGTCAAGCTTCATTGTTCCA TGCTTGCAGAAGATGCCATAAGAGCAGCCCTGTCTGATTACAGAATAAAACAGAacaaggaggagcagggtgtcaAAGCCAGCGGTTAG
- the sart3 gene encoding squamous cell carcinoma antigen recognized by T-cells 3, which yields MAAASNAEHTHLQDMDEDDAEMDDRQMDSESDGEEGMGVNNSDDEDDETSEDEKENEAEIQRLEEQLSINAFDYNCHVDLIKLLKHEGELIRLRKARQKMSELFPLTEEIWLDWLKDEIRMTEEEPNREKVNELFEKAIKDYICPDIWLEYAQYSIGGMGSPGGIERVRSVFERAITAVGLHMTKGQTVWEAYREFENAILATVQPPPGKIPSHDEQELLNKQLQRIHTLFRRQLAIPLMDMEATYAEYEEWSDSAPPEETVHQYKSALRQREKYKPFEESLLVAETPKLAEYQAYIDFEMKEGDPARIQMTFERTVVDNCLVPDMWTKYTTYLDRQLKIKDLVLSTHDRAVRNCPWTMSLWKSYLQAVERHGGTHQTVSDLFEKALNAGFIQATDYVAIWQVYLDYLRRRVDFSQESSQELEELRGSFTRCLDYMKQDVEERFGESGDPSCNIMQIWARIEALHCKNMQKARELWDSIMTKGNAKYANMWLEYYNLERAYGDSLHCRKALHRAVQCTSDYPEHVCEVLLTFERVQGSLEDWDVAVLKTENRLNRVNEQRAKLAEKEATQALQEEEQSEQKRKAKAEKRAQKKVQKGGRFAEKRKAEHVLDQDEWTDHADQAPKRHRGNGEQSKEEHTLTLEIDLQNKAPPGYKGSARPGFNKAQQASAQQQSDDKTELRNDDSSVFVSNLSYTLEEPEARLRTLFETCGTVKQIRLVSTNKGTFKGYGYVQFECSESVSEALKLDRQQVEGRPMFVSPCVDKNKNPDFKMFKYNTAMEKHKIFISGLPFSCTKEQLEELSKNHGTLKEVRLVTFRSGKPKGLAYVEFADEAQASQAVLKMDGMDVDGNKISVAISNPPRRNTSKPGPSLPTTNATPHQVHGSRGRGRTQLSLLPRSLNRQSGSASKVENGTASEEGAGDAKPLSNADFAKMLLKK from the exons ATGGCAGCGGCGAGCAACGCAGAGCATACGCATTTGcaagacatggatgaagacgaCGCGGAGATGGATGATCGGCAAATGGACTCGGAGAGCGACGGTGAAGAAGGCATGGGAGTGAACAATTCTGACGACGAAGATGACGAGACGTCAGAGGacgagaaagaaaatgaagccGAAATCCAACGCCTAGAAGAGCAG CTCTCGATCAATGCGTTTGACTACAACTGCCATGTTGACCTCATCAAACTACTCAAGCATGAGGGCGAGCTGATCCGTTTGCGAAAGGCGAGACAGAAGATGAgtgaactttttcctctcacAGAAG AGATCTGGCTTGACTGGCTCAAGGATGAGATTCGCATGACTGAAGAAGAACCAAACCGAGAAAAAGTCAATGAACTTTTTGAAAAGGCTATAAAAGACTACATTT GCCCCGACATCTGGCTGGAATATGCCCAGTATTCCATTGGGGGCATGGGCTCGCCAGGTGGCATTGAAAGAGTGAGATCCGTTTTCGAGAGAGCTATCACAGCTGTTGGGCTTCACATGACCAAGGGACAAACGGTGTGGGAGGCGTACAGAGAATTTGAGAATGCCATCCTGGCCACGGTACAG CCTCCTCCTGGCAAGATTCCCAGCCACGATGAGCAAGAGCTGCTGAACAAGCAGCTTCAGCGCATCCATACACTGTTTCGCCGCCAACTGGCCATCCCCTTAATGG acaTGGAGGCAACATATGCAGAATATGAGGAATGGTCTGACAGTGCGCCACCTGAAGAAACTGTGCATCAGTACAAAAGTGCTTTGCGGCAGAGGGAGAAGTACAAGCCTTTTGAAGAGTCCCTG TTGGTGGCAGAGACGCCTAAATTGGCCGAGTATCAGGCCTACATCGACTTTGAAATGAAGGAAGGGGACCCGGCCCGCATCCAGATGACGTTTGAGCGGACTGTGGTCGACAATTGCCTGGTACCGGACATGTGGACTAAATACACTACATATCTT GACCGTCAACTGAAAATCAAAGATCTGGTTCTCTCCACTCATGATCGTGCTGTCAGAAACTGCCCGTGGACTATGAGTCTGTGGAAGAGCTATTTACAAGCCGTAGAGAGGCATGGAGGCACTCATCAAACTGTTTCAG atttgtttgaaaaGGCTCTCAATGCAGGGTTCATTCAAGCGACGGATTACGTGGCGATCTGGCAGGTTTATCTCGACTACTTGAGGAGACGCGTGGATTTCAGCCAAG agtcaagtcaagaaTTGGAGGAGTTGCGCGGATCCTTCACGCGCTGTTTGGACTACATGAAACAAGACGTTGAAGAAA GATTTGGGGAAAGTGGAGACCCTTCTTGTAACATCATGCAAATCTGGGCGAGGATAGAG GCCCTGcattgtaaaaacatgcaaaaagccAGAGAACTGTGGGACAGCATCATGACAAAAGGGAATGCCAAATATGCCAACATGTGGCTGGAATACTATAACCTCGAACG AGCCTATGGAGATTCGCTCCACTGCCGAAAAGCGCTTCACAGAGCCGTCCAGTGCACCTCTGACTACCCGGAACACGTGTGTGAGGTCTTGCTCACCTTTGAAAGAGTGCAAG GCTCTCTGGAGGACTGGGATGTGGCAGTCCTGAAAACCGAGAATCGCCTCAACAGAGTCAATGAGCAACGGGCAAAG CTGGCAGAGAAAGAAGCCACCCAAGCCCTACAAGAGGAGGAACAATCTGAGCAGAAGCGGAAGGCCAAGGCAGAGAAGAGGGCTCAGAAAAAAGTTCAGAAGGGGGGTCGGTTTGCGGAGAAGAGGAAAGCAGAGCACGTGCTCGATCAGGATGAGTGGACTGACCACGCAG ACCAAGCTCCGAAGCGACACAGAGGAAATGGTGAGCAAAGCAAGGAGGAGCACACACTGACTCTTGAGATTGACCTCCAGAACAAGGCTCCTCCTGGCTATAAAGGTTCAGCACGGCCTGGATTCAACAAAGCCCAGCAGGCCAGCGCCCAGCAGCAGAGCGATGATAAAACAGAGCTTCGGAATGATGACAGCAGCGTGTTCGTGAGCAACCTGTCGTACACCCTGGAGGAGCCCGAGGCCAGATTGAGGACTCTCTTTGAGACGTGCGGAACCGTCAAACAGATTCGCCTCGTCTCCACCAACAAAGGGACCTTCAAGGGATACGGCTATGTGCAGTTTGAATGCTCAGAGTCCGTCTCTGAAGCCCTCAAACTCGACAGACAGCAAGTGGAGGGCAGGCCTATGTTTGTGTCACCATGTGTAGACAAGAACAAGAACCCTGACTTCAAG ATGTTCAAGTACAACACAGcaatggaaaaacacaaaatcttCATCTCTGGGCTACCATTTTCCTGCACCAAGGAGCAACTGGAAGAACTAAGCAAGAATCACGGCACCCTAAAGGAAGTTCGTCTTGTGACATTCCGTTCAGGAAAGCCCAAG GGTTTGGCGTATGTTGAGTTTGCAGATGAAGCCCAGGCTTCTcaggcagtgttgaaaatggatggcatgGATGTGGATGGGAACAAAATCTCTGTTGCTATCAGCAACCCTCCTCGCCGAAACACCAGCAAACCCGGTCCCAGTCTGCCCACCACAAACGCGACGCCTCACCAGGTCCACGGCTC gagAGGGAGAGGACGCACACAATTGTCATTGCTCCCTCGCTCTCTGAATCGCCAAAGTGGGTCAGCAAGTAAAGTGGAGAATGGGACTGCGTCTGAGGAAGGTGCCGGAGATGCAAAGCCTTTGTCCAATGCAGACTTTGCTAAAATGCTTCTGAAGAAGTGA
- the ficd gene encoding protein adenylyltransferase FICD, translating into MAVVTAWLYTSDRLLGGWGPLLCVFLGSLVALLTPLVGVEEQCRGSLNAIAQFRCRLWGSSEQPPAVETTGLTVSLTALDLLLPRSKPSKEMIFEARAALQLAQEMKKHGKREKAHKLLVHALSLNPDYVDALTELGTILEEKDVVQADHLYSKALAISPCNKRALVSRDRTLPLVEEIDQRHFGIIDSKVRRLMSIPKGNSALRRVMEETYYHHIYHTVAIEGSTLTLSEIRHIIETRYAVPGKSLQEQNEAIGVDAAMKYINTTLLSRTGTMSVSDILEIHRRVLGYVDPVEGGRLRTNQVFVGHHIPPHPQDLQRHMQELVQWLNSDEALQLHPVEYAALAHYKLVYVHPFVDGNGRTSRLLMNLVLMQARYPPITIRKEQRAEYYAALDTANEGDVRPFIRFIAKCTEITLDTLLISTTEHAVGLPGSSQDQACPDCKHTISVHN; encoded by the exons ATGGCAGTTGTGACGGCGTGGCTATACACTAGCGACCGTCTCCTCGGAGGATGGGGCCCGCTTCTGTGTGTCTTCCTGGGCTCTCTGGTGGCCCTGCTGACGCCCCTGGTCGGAGTGGAGGAGCAATGCCGTGGCTCCTTGAATGCCATCGCACAGTTTCGCTGCCGGCTGTGGGGGAGCTCCGAGCAGCCCCCAGCTGTAGAGACCACCGGCCTCACTGTTTCGCTCACGGCCCTCGACCTGCTTCTTCCGAGATCCAAGCCTAGCAAAG AGATGATTTTTGAGGCCCGAGCGGCGCTGCAGCTGGCTCAGGAGATGAAGAAACACGGCAAGAGGGAGAAAGCCCACAAGCTGCTGGTGCATGCACTCAGTCTGAATCCAGACTATGTTGATGCCCTGACCGAGCTGGGGACTATTTTGGAGGAGAAGGACGTGGTGCAGGCAGACCACCTGTATTCCAAGGCTTTGGCCATCTCGCCTTGTAATAAAAGGGCACTGGTGAGCCGAGACCGCACGCTACCGCTGGTGGAGGAGATTGACCAGCGTCACTTTGGCATCATAGACAGTAAGGTGCGCAGGCTCATGTCCATTCCTAAAGGCAACTCTGCCCTACGTCGGGTGATGGAGGAGACTTACTACCACCACATCTACCACACCGTGGCCATAGAGGGCAGCACGCTCACTTTATCCGAGATCCGTCACATCATCGAGACTCGCTACGCCGTCCCCGGCAAGAGCCTGCAGGAGCAGAATGAGGCCATCGGTGTGGACGCAGCCATGAAGTACATCAACACCACGCTGTTATCCAGGACAGGAACCATGAGCGTCAGTGACATCCTGGAGATCCACCGTCGAGTGCTGGGTTACGTGGACCCCGTGGAGGGAGGGCGCCTGCGCACCAATCAAGTGTTTGTAGGCCATCACATCCCTCCGCATCCTCAGGACCTGCAGCGGCACATGCAGGAGCTGGTCCAGTGGCTCAACTCGGACGAGGCCTTGCAGCTGCACCCGGTCGAGTACGCCGCTCTTGCACACTACAAACTGGTGTACGTGCACCCGTTCGTGGACGGCAACGGGCGCACGTCACGCCTCTTGATGAACCTTGTGCTCATGCAAGCGCGATACCCGCCCATCACCATTCGCAAAGAGCAACGGGCCGAGTACTACGCAGCTCTAGACACAGCCAACGAGGGCGACGTGCGTCCCTTCATTCGTTTCATTGCCAAATGCACCGAGATTACGCTGGACACTTTGTTGATCTCAACCACTGAGCATGCAGTGGGACTCCCGGGGTCCAGCCAGGACCAGGCCTGTCCTGATTGCAAACACACCATCAGTGTTCACAactga
- the LOC127602004 gene encoding iron-sulfur cluster assembly enzyme ISCU, mitochondrial-like: MKLQIEVDENGKIVDAKFKTFGCGSAIASSSLATEWVKGKSVDEALRIKNTDIAKELSLPPVKLHCSMLAEDAIRAALSDYRIKQNKEEQSTRVLIKSLKACL, from the exons ATGAAACTGCAG ATTGAAGTGGATGAAAATGGGAAGATCGTGGATgccaaatttaaaacatttggcTGCGGATCAGCCATTGCTTCAAGCTCTCTGGCAACTGAGTGGGTGAAAGGGAAGTCG GTCGATGAAGCTTTGAGGATCAAGAACACAGACATTGCAAAAGAACTCTCCCTTCCACCAGTCAAGCTTCATTGTTCCA TGCTTGCAGAAGATGCCATAAGAGCAGCCCTGTCTGACTACAGAATAAAACAGAACAAGGAGGAGCAGAGTACACGCGTACTCATCAAAAGTTTAAAAGCATGTCTTTGA
- the LOC127602111 gene encoding SLIT and NTRK-like protein 6, whose protein sequence is MLSKYGILLVFGICSRVCIATCLCPIGCCCLRPGVLVVCESSGLRSLPRSLPLNTAVLSVAKNRLCNVDHLLLPFTSLQELSLSHNLLARFPRGLPPSLEELFLQQNRITYITVGALRQLRNLTLLDLRDNHIRAIQPGALQNLKNLQVLMLKGNKLASLCPNRPAFLTHLDVSANCIFALAPPPLPTSLNVHILKISRNCLRSVLDSNCDKGTHLRSVERIYSKTMCECDILYRGHWMLSSWSRMTSTDLECTEPGHLAYHLLLNLSMAAICPGILKPNEMTLQLKALIVNPVSPWVPTSVEEKHLEEWSAQQGEEDTSAGHLPENKASVKTVRMSCILDGHLFLHTLTYRDCLTFNKSQNIAVSHSTPSPYEESRHKDKTTVHFSQMITTHLTGTRASFFTKNDTTLSTRNHLHWVLSWLPAVVSVFFLLLMLLFSSCKKRFVRARVALLGGH, encoded by the coding sequence ATGTTGTCCAAATACGGCATCCTTCTGGTCTTCGGCATCTGTTCCCGAGTCTGTATTGCTACATGTCTGTGTCCCATCGGCTGCTGCTGTCTTCGCCCGGGAGTTTTGGTTGTGTGCGAGTCCTCGGGCCTGAGGTCGCTTCCACGTTCACTCCCTCTCAACACCGCTGTCCTGTCAGTGGCAAAAAACAGGCTCTGTAATGTGGACCACCTACTCCTTCCCTTCACCAGCCTGCAGGAGCTCAGCCTCAGTCACAACTTGCTGGCCCGCTTCCCCCGAGGCCTCCCGCCCAGCTTGGAAGAATTGTTTCTACAACAGAACCGCATCACCTACATCACCGTAGGTGCCTTGAGGCAACTGAGGAACCTCACTCTGTTAGATCTGAGAGACAACCACATCCGTGCCATCCAGCCAGGGGCGCTTCAAAACCTGAAAAATTTGCAGGTCCTCATGCTGAAGGGCAACAAATTGGCCAGCTTGTGTCCAAATCGACCTGCCTTTTTAACCCACTTAGACGTCTCTGCTAACTGCATTTTTGCCCTGGCCCCGCCCCCTCTGCCCACCTCGCTCAACGTGCATATATTAAAAATCAGCAGGAACTGCTTACGTTCTGTTTTGGACAGCAACTGTGACAAGGGAACGCATCTCCGATCTGTAGAGCGTATCTACAGCAAGACGATGTGTGAGTGTGACATTTTGTATCGAGGCCACTGGATGCTAAGCAGCTGGTCGAGGATGACTAGCACAGACTTGGAATGCACTGAGCCGGGCCACCTCGCTTACCATCTGCTTTTAAACCTCTCGATGGCGGCAATCTGTCCTGGTATCCTCAAGCCAAATGAAATGACACTTCAGCTGAAGGCCTTGATAGTGAATCCTGTGTCACCTTGGGTCCCGACTTCAGTGGAGGAGAAACATTTGGAAGAATGGTCAGCACAGCAGGGAGAAGAAGACACATCTGCTGGCCATCTTCCTGAAAATAAAGCCTCTGTGAAAACAGTCCGTATGAGTTGCATTTTAGATGGGCACTTATTTTTGCATACTTTAACTTATCGGGACTGTTTGACCTTTAACAAAAGCCAAAACATTGCCGTGTCCCATTCAACTCCAAGCCCTTATGAGGAAAGTAGGCACAAAGACAAGACCACCGTTCACTTCTCTCAGATGATTACAACCCATCTCACAGGGACACGAGCTTCGTTTTTCACAAAGAATGACACTACCTTATCCACCCGCAACCACCTTCACTGGGTGCTCAGTTGGCTGCCGGCAGTCGTGAGTGTATTTTTTCTCCTGCTCATGCTGCTATTTTCCTCGTGCAAAAAAAGGTTTGTCCGTGCTAGAGTGGCTCTTCTTGGAGGGCATTAA